Proteins encoded in a region of the Mycolicibacterium chitae genome:
- a CDS encoding LLM class F420-dependent oxidoreductase, with the protein MRTGIFLGYAGGFREAAEQVVEFEKLGVDIALVPEAYSFDAISQLGYLAAKTETIELGSGVVPIYTRTPSLLAMSAAGVDYVSDGRFRLGIGTSGPQVVEGFHGVPFDAPMGRTREVVEICRQVWRREKVTYDGRHYQLPLPADRGTGLGKPLQLINHPVRERIPITIAALGPQNVQLTAEIAEGWQPVFYSPEKADEVWGDALRAGFAKRDPALGDLDIMVSASLAIGDDVEDRLAWAKPQLALYLGGMGARGKNFYHSLATRYGFGEAADRIQDLYLAGRKEEAVAAVPDDLVRSVSLVGPRGYVKERIAAFAESGVTTLLVHPLGNERESLAYVEELVALTR; encoded by the coding sequence ATGCGCACAGGCATCTTTCTGGGATATGCGGGCGGGTTTCGCGAGGCGGCCGAGCAGGTGGTCGAGTTCGAGAAGCTCGGCGTCGACATCGCGCTGGTGCCGGAGGCCTACTCCTTCGACGCCATCAGCCAGCTCGGCTACCTGGCCGCCAAGACCGAGACCATCGAGCTCGGCTCCGGCGTGGTGCCGATCTACACCCGCACGCCGTCGCTGCTGGCGATGAGCGCGGCCGGTGTCGACTACGTGTCCGACGGCCGGTTCCGGCTGGGCATCGGCACGTCCGGCCCGCAGGTGGTGGAGGGGTTCCACGGCGTGCCGTTCGACGCGCCGATGGGCCGCACCCGCGAGGTCGTGGAGATCTGCCGGCAGGTGTGGCGCCGCGAGAAGGTGACCTACGACGGGCGTCACTACCAGCTGCCGCTTCCCGCCGACCGCGGCACCGGCCTGGGTAAGCCGCTGCAGCTGATCAATCACCCTGTCCGCGAGCGGATTCCGATCACCATCGCCGCGCTGGGGCCGCAGAACGTCCAGCTGACCGCCGAGATCGCCGAGGGCTGGCAGCCCGTGTTCTACTCACCCGAGAAGGCCGACGAGGTCTGGGGCGACGCGCTGCGCGCGGGGTTCGCCAAGCGCGACCCCGCCCTGGGCGACCTCGACATCATGGTGTCGGCCAGCCTGGCCATCGGCGACGACGTCGAGGACCGATTGGCTTGGGCCAAGCCACAACTCGCGCTGTACCTCGGCGGCATGGGTGCGCGCGGCAAGAACTTCTACCACAGCCTGGCCACCCGCTACGGGTTCGGCGAGGCGGCCGACCGGATTCAGGACCTCTACCTCGCGGGCCGCAAGGAGGAGGCCGTCGCGGCCGTCCCCGACGACCTGGTGCGCAGCGTCTCGCTGGTCGGTCCCCGCGGGTACGTCAAGGAGCGGATCGCGGCGTTCGCCGAATCCGGTGTCACCACCCTGCTGGTCCATCCACTGGGCAACGAGCGCGAGTCGCTCGCCTATGTCGAGGAACTCGTCGCCCTGACCCGCTGA
- a CDS encoding type VII secretion target: MRVDAAELRAVAGNFERIAETVARAARVPLSFGAAVAGRDHGGDGDAVRRGLDRLGTDLTLWARAAAEIAAGLRAGADRYTDSDRGVAARLG, encoded by the coding sequence GTGCGAGTCGATGCCGCCGAATTGCGGGCGGTGGCCGGGAACTTCGAGCGGATCGCCGAGACCGTGGCGCGCGCCGCCCGGGTGCCGCTGAGCTTCGGGGCGGCGGTCGCCGGCCGCGACCACGGCGGCGACGGGGACGCGGTGCGGCGCGGGCTGGACCGCCTGGGCACCGACCTGACGCTGTGGGCGCGCGCGGCCGCGGAGATCGCGGCGGGTCTGCGCGCGGGTGCGGACCGCTACACCGACTCCGATCGCGGCGTCGCCGCGCGGCTGGGCTGA
- the glmM gene encoding phosphoglucosamine mutase: MGRLFGTDGVRGLANRELTPELALALGSAAARRLARTGPARRRVAVVGRDPRASGEMLEAAVVAGLTSEGVDALRVGVLPTPAIAYLTGAYDADFGVMISASHNPMPDNGIKIFGPGGHKLDDATEDRIAELVAAGPGERPVGADIGRVVPAEDALERYLRHVGKAATTRLDGLTVVVDCAHGAAFEAAPQAYRAAGATVVAINAEPDGLNINDNCGSTHLDEVRSAVLAHGADLGLAHDGDADRCLAVDATGAVIDGDAIMVIMALAMREADELASNTLVATVMSNLGLHLAMREAGITVRTTAVGDRYVLEELRAGEFTLGGEQSGHIVLPAFGTTGDGVVTGLRLMSRMAQTGSTLAELAAGMRSLPQVLINVAVADKTTAVQAPAVQTAVLEAEAELGDTGRILLRPSGTEQLVRVMVEAADEDTARLVAGRVAESVSRQQ; encoded by the coding sequence ATGGGTCGCCTGTTCGGCACCGACGGCGTTCGCGGCCTGGCCAACCGCGAGCTGACTCCGGAACTGGCCCTCGCGCTCGGGTCGGCCGCCGCTCGCCGCCTCGCGCGCACCGGCCCGGCGCGTCGCCGGGTCGCGGTGGTCGGGCGCGACCCACGCGCCAGCGGCGAAATGCTCGAGGCCGCGGTCGTGGCCGGACTGACCAGCGAAGGTGTCGACGCCCTTCGGGTCGGTGTGTTGCCCACCCCGGCGATTGCCTATCTGACCGGCGCCTATGACGCCGACTTCGGCGTGATGATCTCCGCCTCGCACAATCCCATGCCGGACAACGGCATCAAGATCTTCGGCCCCGGCGGCCACAAACTCGACGATGCCACCGAGGACCGCATCGCCGAACTCGTCGCCGCGGGTCCCGGTGAGCGCCCGGTGGGCGCCGACATCGGCCGTGTGGTCCCCGCCGAGGACGCCCTGGAGCGCTACCTGCGCCACGTCGGCAAGGCCGCCACCACCCGCCTCGACGGCCTGACGGTCGTGGTCGACTGCGCGCACGGTGCCGCCTTCGAGGCCGCCCCGCAGGCCTACCGGGCCGCCGGCGCCACCGTGGTGGCCATCAACGCCGAGCCCGACGGGCTCAACATCAACGACAACTGCGGTTCCACCCACCTCGACGAGGTCCGGTCCGCGGTGCTCGCGCACGGCGCCGACCTGGGCTTGGCGCACGACGGCGACGCCGACCGCTGCCTGGCCGTCGACGCGACCGGCGCGGTCATCGACGGCGACGCCATCATGGTGATCATGGCCCTGGCGATGCGGGAGGCCGACGAACTGGCCTCCAACACGCTGGTCGCCACCGTGATGAGCAATCTCGGGCTGCACCTGGCCATGCGCGAGGCCGGAATCACGGTGCGCACCACCGCCGTTGGGGACCGCTACGTGCTCGAGGAGTTGCGCGCCGGAGAGTTCACCCTCGGCGGCGAACAGTCCGGGCACATCGTCCTGCCGGCCTTCGGCACCACCGGCGACGGCGTGGTCACGGGCCTGCGGCTGATGTCCCGGATGGCCCAGACCGGGTCGACGCTGGCCGAACTCGCGGCCGGCATGCGGTCGTTGCCGCAGGTGCTGATCAACGTCGCGGTCGCCGACAAGACCACCGCGGTGCAGGCCCCGGCCGTGCAGACCGCGGTGCTCGAGGCCGAGGCCGAGCTGGGCGACACCGGCCGAATCCTGCTGCGGCCCTCCGGAACCGAACAGCTGGTGCGGGTCATGGTGGAGGCCGCCGACGAGGACACCGCGCGCCTGGTGGCCGGCCGGGTCGCCGAATCCGTCAGCCGACAGCAGTAG
- the rpsI gene encoding 30S ribosomal protein S9: MTEEVTETTEAPAAEVVETTETYETVATDESAPREPVYIDRPIQTVGRRKQAVVRVRLVPGTGKFILDGRTLEDYFPNKVHQQLIKAPLVTVDRLESFDVYAHLDGGGPSGQAGALRLALARALILVSPEDRPALKKAGFLTRDPRAIERKKYGLKKARKAPQYSKR; encoded by the coding sequence GTGACCGAAGAAGTCACCGAAACCACCGAGGCCCCCGCCGCCGAGGTCGTGGAGACCACCGAGACCTACGAGACGGTCGCCACCGACGAGTCCGCCCCGCGCGAGCCCGTCTACATCGACCGCCCGATCCAGACCGTCGGCCGCCGCAAGCAGGCCGTGGTCCGGGTGCGTCTGGTGCCCGGCACCGGCAAGTTCATCCTGGACGGCCGCACGCTGGAGGACTACTTCCCGAACAAGGTGCACCAGCAGCTGATCAAGGCCCCGCTGGTGACCGTCGATCGGCTGGAGAGCTTCGACGTCTACGCCCACCTCGACGGTGGCGGACCCTCGGGACAGGCCGGCGCGCTGCGTCTGGCCCTGGCCCGGGCGCTCATCCTGGTGTCGCCCGAGGATCGTCCCGCGCTGAAGAAGGCCGGCTTCCTCACCCGCGACCCGCGTGCCATCGAGCGCAAGAAGTACGGCCTCAAGAAGGCCCGTAAGGCTCCTCAGTACAGCAAGCGCTGA
- the rplM gene encoding 50S ribosomal protein L13 produces the protein MPTYTPKAGDTTRQWYVIDATDVVLGRLAVAAATLLRGKHKPTFTPNVDGGDFVIVINADKVAISGDKLQKKFAYRHSGYPGGLRKRSIGELMDKHPTRVVENAILGMLPHTKLGRQIQKKLKVYAGPDHPHAAQQPIAYEIKQVSQ, from the coding sequence GTGCCTACGTACACGCCCAAGGCGGGTGACACCACGCGTCAGTGGTACGTCATCGACGCCACGGATGTGGTGCTCGGCCGCCTTGCCGTTGCAGCAGCCACCCTGTTGCGCGGCAAGCACAAGCCGACGTTCACCCCCAATGTCGACGGCGGTGACTTCGTCATCGTCATCAACGCCGACAAGGTCGCCATCAGCGGCGACAAGCTGCAGAAGAAGTTCGCTTACCGGCACTCGGGTTATCCCGGCGGCCTGCGCAAGCGCAGCATCGGCGAGCTGATGGACAAGCACCCGACCCGCGTGGTCGAGAACGCCATCCTCGGCATGCTGCCCCACACCAAGCTGGGTCGCCAGATCCAGAAGAAGCTGAAGGTCTACGCGGGCCCGGATCATCCGCACGCCGCGCAGCAGCCGATCGCATACGAGATCAAGCAGGTGAGCCAGTGA
- the eutC gene encoding ethanolamine ammonia-lyase subunit EutC, protein MSTEDVAVQEFWDELRKTTRARIGLGRAGTALSTHAVLELSTAHAAARDAVHEPLDVERLIADVRGCGLGEPTVVASQAASRAEYLRRPDLGRLPAESTSVSTGDHDIGVVLADGLSPLALARHGAPLLSALTDQLGSRYTLAPPVIATQARVALGDHIGERAGFRTVLVIIGERPGLSFADSLGIYLTHRPRPGRTDADRNCVSNIHPPDGLGYADAARITAGLLTGVLALGRSGVDVKDTSRMALDPGAAGPELLG, encoded by the coding sequence ATGAGCACCGAAGACGTTGCCGTCCAGGAGTTCTGGGACGAACTGCGCAAGACCACCCGGGCGCGGATCGGCCTGGGCCGGGCGGGCACCGCGTTGTCCACCCACGCGGTGCTGGAGCTGTCCACCGCGCATGCCGCGGCCCGCGACGCGGTCCACGAGCCGCTGGACGTCGAGCGCCTGATCGCCGATGTGCGCGGCTGCGGTCTGGGCGAGCCCACGGTGGTGGCCAGCCAGGCCGCCTCGCGCGCGGAGTACCTGCGCCGGCCCGACCTGGGCCGGCTGCCCGCGGAGTCGACGTCGGTGTCGACCGGCGATCACGACATCGGCGTGGTGCTCGCCGACGGGTTGTCGCCGCTGGCGCTGGCCCGGCACGGCGCGCCGCTGCTGAGCGCCCTGACCGACCAGCTGGGGTCGCGGTACACGCTGGCGCCGCCGGTGATCGCCACCCAGGCGCGGGTCGCGCTCGGCGACCACATCGGCGAGCGCGCCGGGTTCCGGACCGTGCTCGTCATCATCGGCGAACGCCCCGGCCTGAGCTTCGCCGACAGCCTGGGCATCTACCTGACCCATCGGCCGCGGCCCGGCCGCACCGACGCCGACCGCAACTGCGTCTCCAACATCCACCCGCCGGACGGGCTGGGATACGCCGACGCCGCCCGGATCACCGCAGGCCTGCTGACCGGCGTGCTGGCGCTGGGCCGCTCCGGGGTCGACGTCAAGGACACCTCGCGGATGGCGCTGGACCCTGGCGCGGCGGGCCCGGAACTGCTCGGGTGA
- a CDS encoding ethanolamine ammonia-lyase subunit EutB: MRFHQQVAGVNYTFDGLVEVLAKATPLRSGDQLAGCAAEHDAERAAAAWVLADLPLDTFLNDVVVPYETDEVTRLIIDGHDREAFSAISHLTVGGFRDWLLENISGDDGAQRIAAVVPGLTPEMVAATSKLMRNQDLIAVSAGLQVSAAFRSTIGVPGTMATRLQPNHPTDDPRGIAAAVLDGLLLGCGDAVIGINPATDSPHATRDLLHVLDTIRERYDIPVQSCVLSHITTTIGLIEEGAPVDLVFQSIAGTEGANKAFGVDLALLREGNAAARSLRRGTVGDNVMYLETGQGSALSSGAHLGVGGKPVDQQTLEARAYAVARDLEPLLINTVVGFIGPEYLYDGKQIIRAGLEDHFCGKLLGLPMGVDVCYTNHAEADQNDMDTLLTLLAAAGVAFVITVPGADDVMLGYQSLSFHDALTTRRTLGLRPAPEFEAWLQTVGMIDDAGRLTPFDTRRSPLRALAAPGAEPA, encoded by the coding sequence GTGAGGTTCCACCAACAGGTCGCGGGGGTCAACTACACGTTCGACGGCCTGGTCGAGGTGCTGGCCAAGGCCACTCCGCTGCGCTCCGGCGATCAGCTCGCCGGGTGCGCGGCCGAACACGACGCCGAGCGGGCGGCCGCCGCCTGGGTGCTGGCCGATCTGCCGCTGGACACCTTTCTCAACGACGTCGTGGTGCCCTACGAGACCGACGAGGTCACCCGGCTCATCATCGACGGCCACGACCGGGAGGCGTTCTCGGCGATCTCGCACCTGACCGTCGGCGGATTCCGGGATTGGTTGCTGGAGAACATCTCCGGGGACGACGGCGCGCAGCGGATCGCGGCGGTGGTGCCCGGGCTGACCCCGGAGATGGTGGCGGCGACCTCGAAGCTGATGCGCAATCAGGACCTGATCGCGGTGTCGGCGGGGTTGCAGGTGTCCGCGGCGTTCCGCAGCACCATCGGCGTCCCCGGGACCATGGCGACCCGCCTGCAGCCCAACCATCCGACCGACGACCCGCGGGGCATCGCCGCGGCGGTACTCGACGGTCTGCTGCTGGGCTGCGGCGACGCCGTCATCGGGATCAACCCGGCCACCGACTCCCCGCACGCCACCCGCGATCTGCTGCACGTGCTCGACACCATCCGGGAGCGCTACGACATCCCGGTGCAGTCCTGCGTGCTGTCGCACATCACGACGACCATCGGCCTGATCGAAGAGGGCGCACCCGTCGACCTGGTGTTCCAGTCCATCGCGGGCACCGAGGGGGCCAACAAGGCCTTCGGGGTGGATCTGGCGCTGCTGCGCGAGGGCAACGCGGCGGCGCGGTCGCTGCGGCGCGGGACCGTCGGCGACAACGTGATGTACCTGGAGACCGGGCAGGGTTCGGCGCTGAGTTCCGGTGCGCACCTGGGGGTGGGCGGCAAGCCGGTGGATCAGCAGACCCTGGAGGCCCGCGCGTACGCGGTGGCCCGCGACCTGGAACCGCTGCTGATCAACACGGTGGTCGGCTTCATCGGCCCGGAGTACCTCTACGACGGCAAGCAGATCATCCGCGCGGGACTCGAGGATCATTTCTGCGGCAAGCTGCTGGGCCTGCCGATGGGGGTGGACGTCTGCTACACCAACCATGCCGAGGCCGACCAGAACGACATGGACACGCTGCTGACGCTGCTCGCCGCGGCGGGGGTGGCGTTCGTGATCACGGTGCCCGGCGCCGACGACGTGATGCTGGGCTATCAGAGCCTGTCGTTCCACGACGCGCTGACGACGCGGCGCACCCTGGGCCTGCGGCCGGCACCGGAGTTCGAGGCGTGGCTGCAGACCGTGGGCATGATCGACGACGCGGGTCGCCTGACCCCGTTTGACACGCGCCGCTCGCCGCTGCGCGCGCTGGCCGCCCCCGGAGCGGAGCCGGCATGA
- the adh gene encoding aldehyde dehydrogenase, whose amino-acid sequence MTVYAHPGAEGAVMSFEARYDNYIGGQWVAPTAGRYFENPTPVTGAVFCEVARSDEADIDKALDAAHAAAPAWGKTSPAERALILNKIADRIEENLDSIAVAESWDNGKPVRETLNADIPLAVDHFRYFAGAIRAQEGALSQIDDDTVAYHFHEPLGVVGQIIPWNFPILMAVWKLAPALAAGNAIVLKPAEQTPASILYLMSLIGDLLPAGVVNVVNGFGVEAGKPLASSPRSAKIAFTGETTTGRLIMQYASQNLIPVTLELGGKSPNIFFNDVLAANDDYQDKALEGFTMFALNQGEVCTCPSRSLIQSDIYDDFLALAAVRTKAVRQGDPLDTETMIGAQASNDQLEKILSYIEIGKSEGATVLTGGERAELGGKLNGGYYVAPTIFTGNNKMRIFQEEIFGPVVAVTSFSDYDEAINIANDTLYGLGAGVWSRNGNTAYRAGRDIKAGRVWTNCYHQYPAHAAFGGYKQSGIGRENHAMMLDHYQQTKNLLVSYSEKAQGFF is encoded by the coding sequence ATGACCGTGTACGCACACCCGGGCGCCGAGGGCGCGGTGATGTCGTTCGAGGCCCGCTACGACAACTACATCGGCGGCCAGTGGGTGGCGCCGACGGCGGGACGGTACTTCGAGAATCCCACCCCGGTCACCGGCGCGGTGTTCTGCGAGGTGGCCCGCTCGGATGAGGCCGACATCGACAAGGCCCTCGACGCCGCCCACGCCGCGGCCCCGGCCTGGGGCAAGACCTCACCGGCCGAGCGCGCCCTGATCCTCAACAAGATCGCCGATCGCATCGAGGAGAACCTCGATTCCATCGCCGTCGCCGAGTCCTGGGACAACGGCAAGCCGGTCCGGGAGACGCTGAACGCCGACATCCCGCTGGCGGTCGACCACTTCCGGTACTTCGCCGGCGCGATCCGGGCGCAGGAGGGGGCGCTGTCGCAGATCGACGACGACACCGTCGCCTACCACTTCCACGAGCCGCTCGGGGTGGTCGGGCAGATCATCCCGTGGAACTTCCCGATCCTGATGGCCGTGTGGAAGCTGGCCCCGGCGCTGGCCGCGGGCAACGCGATCGTGCTCAAGCCCGCCGAGCAGACCCCGGCCTCGATCCTGTACCTGATGTCGCTGATCGGTGACCTGCTGCCCGCCGGTGTCGTCAACGTCGTCAACGGATTCGGGGTGGAGGCCGGCAAACCGCTGGCGTCGAGCCCGCGGAGCGCCAAGATCGCGTTCACCGGCGAGACCACCACCGGCCGGCTGATCATGCAGTACGCCAGCCAGAACCTGATCCCGGTGACGCTGGAACTGGGCGGCAAGAGCCCCAACATCTTCTTCAACGACGTGCTGGCTGCCAACGACGACTACCAGGACAAGGCGCTCGAGGGCTTCACCATGTTCGCCCTCAACCAGGGCGAGGTGTGCACCTGCCCGTCGCGCTCGCTGATCCAGTCCGACATCTACGACGACTTCCTGGCCTTGGCCGCCGTGCGCACCAAGGCCGTGCGCCAGGGCGACCCGCTGGACACCGAGACGATGATCGGGGCGCAGGCCTCCAACGATCAGCTGGAGAAGATCCTGTCGTACATCGAGATCGGCAAGAGCGAGGGTGCGACGGTGCTCACCGGCGGCGAACGCGCCGAACTCGGCGGCAAGCTCAACGGCGGCTACTACGTGGCGCCGACGATCTTCACCGGCAACAACAAGATGCGGATCTTCCAGGAGGAGATCTTCGGTCCCGTCGTCGCGGTGACGTCGTTCTCCGATTACGACGAGGCCATCAACATCGCCAACGACACCCTCTACGGCCTGGGTGCCGGGGTGTGGAGCCGCAACGGCAACACCGCCTACCGCGCCGGCCGTGACATCAAGGCCGGCCGGGTGTGGACCAACTGCTACCACCAGTACCCCGCGCACGCGGCGTTCGGCGGGTACAAGCAGTCCGGCATCGGCCGGGAGAACCACGCGATGATGCTCGACCACTACCAGCAGACCAAGAACCTGCTGGTCAGCTACAGCGAAAAGGCCCAGGGCTTCTTCTGA
- a CDS encoding TetR/AcrR family transcriptional regulator, whose product MTVESSLSELLAARNALGQHRGLGDNGVIVTSRRKPRQERSRETLDLLIEAAAQVFSREGIAATTNRIAERAGVSVGTLYQYFPDKHALLRAVAGRHLHTAEQRLTEVFDRLRREEPPFDDAMTEVLELVVQLHSDRPRLHALLHRVATAAGDVDELVGFEDRIVAEVAFHLERCDRGGGDPELTARTIVHAVDAQVHRVLPRHGYGPDATAQLRLIFDRLAPPPP is encoded by the coding sequence GTGACGGTTGAGTCCAGCCTGTCGGAACTCTTGGCCGCCCGCAACGCACTTGGTCAACACCGCGGCCTGGGCGACAATGGCGTCATCGTTACGTCACGCCGAAAACCCCGCCAGGAGCGCTCCCGGGAAACCCTCGACCTACTGATCGAGGCGGCGGCCCAGGTGTTCTCGCGGGAGGGCATCGCGGCCACCACCAACCGCATCGCCGAGCGCGCCGGGGTCTCGGTGGGCACGCTGTATCAGTACTTTCCCGACAAGCACGCGCTGCTACGCGCAGTGGCCGGCCGGCATCTGCACACCGCCGAGCAGCGGCTGACGGAGGTCTTCGACCGACTGCGCCGCGAGGAACCGCCGTTCGACGACGCCATGACCGAGGTGCTGGAGTTGGTGGTGCAGTTGCACAGCGACCGGCCGCGGTTGCACGCGCTGCTGCATCGGGTCGCGACCGCCGCCGGGGACGTCGACGAACTGGTGGGCTTCGAGGACCGGATCGTCGCCGAGGTGGCCTTCCACCTCGAGCGGTGCGACCGCGGCGGCGGGGATCCCGAGTTGACCGCGCGGACCATCGTGCACGCCGTCGACGCGCAGGTGCACCGGGTGCTGCCCCGGCACGGCTACGGCCCGGATGCCACCGCGCAGCTGCGGCTCATCTTCGATCGGCTTGCTCCGCCACCGCCGTGA
- a CDS encoding alpha/beta hydrolase codes for MDIDQYAAFLPAARHHATVPPESTWLPWRGRRVHIARALDPTAPIRMIVVHGGGGYSGALWPLARLVAEQGVEVLSPDMPLYGYTEEPNPGAVRYGDWVDLLCDIVTEEHRRDDRPLVLFGASMGGMLAYEAAARTGDVAAVLATCLLDMSDPAALSAASRWKVSGRLSAAALRIAGAALGSVRVPIRWIADMSAMSNNPALAKLCADDRRGGGAKVPLGFLSSWVNYPHTAPEQYRGAPVTLVHPAADAWTPPQRSIAFLQRISAPTRTVLLDNCGHYPIEEPGLTQLEQTVRDTLTAVAEQADRR; via the coding sequence ATGGACATCGACCAGTACGCCGCGTTCCTGCCCGCCGCCCGTCACCACGCCACGGTGCCGCCCGAGTCGACGTGGTTGCCGTGGCGAGGCCGCCGGGTCCACATCGCCCGCGCGCTCGACCCGACGGCCCCGATCCGGATGATCGTGGTGCACGGCGGCGGCGGGTATTCCGGCGCGCTGTGGCCGCTGGCTCGGTTGGTCGCCGAGCAGGGCGTCGAGGTGCTCTCGCCGGACATGCCGCTCTACGGGTACACCGAGGAACCCAACCCGGGGGCGGTGCGCTACGGCGACTGGGTCGACCTGCTCTGCGACATCGTGACCGAGGAGCATCGCCGCGACGACCGGCCACTGGTGTTGTTCGGCGCGAGCATGGGCGGGATGCTGGCCTACGAGGCCGCGGCCCGCACCGGCGACGTCGCGGCGGTGCTGGCGACATGCCTGCTCGACATGTCCGACCCGGCCGCGCTGTCGGCGGCCTCGCGCTGGAAGGTCAGCGGTCGCCTGAGCGCCGCGGCGCTGCGAATCGCCGGGGCCGCACTGGGTTCCGTGCGTGTCCCGATCCGCTGGATCGCCGATATGTCCGCGATGAGCAACAACCCCGCGCTGGCGAAGCTGTGCGCCGACGACCGACGCGGCGGGGGCGCCAAGGTGCCGCTGGGGTTCCTGTCGAGCTGGGTGAACTACCCGCACACGGCTCCCGAGCAGTACCGCGGGGCGCCGGTCACGCTGGTGCATCCGGCCGCGGACGCCTGGACCCCACCGCAGCGCAGTATCGCCTTCCTGCAACGGATCTCGGCGCCCACCCGCACGGTCCTGCTGGACAACTGCGGGCACTACCCGATCGAGGAACCCGGACTGACCCAACTCGAACAGACCGTCCGCGACACCCTCACGGCGGTGGCGGAGCAAGCCGATCGAAGATGA
- a CDS encoding WXG100 family type VII secretion target, whose protein sequence is MDPMLSYQFGEIETLVRQEIQTTSARLNTLLDDLRAQIAPLQELWTREAATAYRGEQLRWQQSALALNDMLVRLGQAVGAGADDLAETDRHAANTWFR, encoded by the coding sequence ATGGATCCCATGCTGTCCTATCAGTTCGGCGAGATCGAGACCCTGGTGCGCCAGGAGATCCAGACCACCTCGGCCCGGTTGAACACCCTGCTCGACGATCTGCGGGCGCAGATCGCGCCGCTGCAGGAACTCTGGACGCGCGAGGCCGCGACCGCCTACCGCGGCGAGCAGTTGCGGTGGCAGCAGTCCGCGCTCGCGCTCAACGACATGCTGGTGCGGCTCGGTCAGGCCGTCGGTGCGGGCGCGGACGACCTCGCCGAGACCGACCGGCACGCGGCCAACACCTGGTTCCGGTAG
- a CDS encoding WXG100 family type VII secretion target: MTTPHDTPQDGLATDFALMAKVAALTDARSAEVRGLLHAFVGRLTAVPPSVWSGTAATVFRDVMQRWNAESVRLCTALDAIAETIRTNERALRAATERHAQQVSASAAEL, encoded by the coding sequence ATGACCACACCACACGACACACCACAGGACGGCCTAGCCACCGACTTCGCACTGATGGCGAAGGTGGCGGCCCTGACCGATGCCCGCAGCGCCGAGGTGCGCGGGCTGTTGCACGCCTTCGTCGGCCGGTTGACCGCGGTGCCGCCGTCGGTCTGGAGCGGCACGGCGGCCACGGTGTTCCGCGACGTGATGCAACGCTGGAACGCCGAATCGGTGCGGCTGTGCACCGCGCTGGACGCCATCGCCGAAACCATCCGGACCAACGAGCGAGCCCTGCGCGCGGCCACCGAACGGCACGCCCAGCAGGTCAGCGCCAGCGCGGCCGAGCTCTGA